In a genomic window of Gopherus evgoodei ecotype Sinaloan lineage chromosome 14, rGopEvg1_v1.p, whole genome shotgun sequence:
- the EEF1A2 gene encoding elongation factor 1-alpha 2: MGKEKTHINIVVIGHVDSGKSTTTGHLIYKCGGIDKRTIEKFEKEAAEMGKGSFKYAWVLDKLKAERERGITIDISLWKFETTKYYITIIDAPGHRDFIKNMITGTSQADCAVLIVAAGVGEFEAGISKNGQTREHALLAYTLGVKQLIVGINKMDSTEPPYSEKRYDEIVKEVSAYIKKIGYNPATVPFVPISGWHGDNMLEPSPNMPWFKGWKVERKEGNASGVSLLEALDTILPPTRPTDKPLRLPLQDVYKIGGIGTVPVGRVETGILRPGMVVTFAPVNITTEVKSVEMHHEALSEALPGDNVGFNVKNVSVKDIRRGNVCGDSKSDPPQEAAQFTSQVIILNHPGQISAGYSPVIDCHTAHIACKFAELKEKIDRRSGKKLEDNPKSLKSGDAAIVEMIPGKPMCVESFSQYPPLGRFAVRDMRQTVAVGVIKNVEKKSGGAGKVTKSAQKAQKAGK, encoded by the exons atggggaaggagaagaCACATATCAACATTGTCGTCATTGGACATGTGGACTCCGGGAAATCCACCACCACTGGGCACCTCATCTACAAATGTGGGGGCATTGACAAAAGGACCATTGAGAAATTTGAGAAGGAAGCTGCTGAG ATGGGGAAAGGCTCCTTTAAATACGCCTGGGTGCTGGACAAGCTGAAGGCTGAGCGCGAGCGTGGTATCACCATTGACATCTCCCTGTGGAAGTTTGAGACCACCAAATACTACATCACCATCATTGATGCCCCGGGCCACAGAGACTTCATCAAGAACATGATCACAGGGACCTCACAG GCTGACTGTGCCGTGCTGATTGTTGCCGCTGGCGTCGGTGAATTTGAAGCTGGCATCTCCAAGAATGGGCAGACCCGTGAGCATGCCCTTCTGGCCTACACGCTGGGTGTCAAGCAGCTCATTGTTGGCATCAACAAGATGGATTCCACAGAGCCGCCCTACAGTGAGAAGCGTTACGATGAGATCGTCAAGGAGGTCAGCGCCTACATCAAGAAGATCGGCTACAACCCTGCCACAGTCCCTTTCGTGCCCATCTCTGGGTGGCATGGGGACAACATGCTGGAGCCATCTCCCAAT ATGCCTTGGTTCAAAGGGTGGAAGGTAGAACGTAAGGAAGGAAATGCTAGTGGAGTGTCGCTGCTGGAAGCTCTGGATACCATCCTGCCTCCCACCCGTCCTACAGACAAACCTCTGCGCCTGCCCCTTCAGGACGTCTACAAGATCGGCG GTATTGGTACTGTCCCAGTGGGCCGTGTGGAGACGGGGATCCTCCGGCCTGGCATGGTGGTGACTTTTGCCCCAGTGAACATCACCACTGAGGTGAAGTCGGTGGAGATGCACCACGAGGCTCTGAGCGAGGCCCTGCCAGGAGACAATGTCGGCTTCAACGTGAAGAATGTTTCCGTCAAAGATATCCGCCGCGGGAACGTCTGCGGGGACAGCAAGTCGGACCCGCCCCAGGAGGCCGCGCAGTTCACGTCTCAG GTGATCATTCTGAACCATCCTGGCCAGATCAGTGCTGGCTACTCCCCTGTCATCGACTGCCACACCGCACATATCGCTTGCAAGTTCGCTGAGCTGAAGGAGAAGATCGACCGACGCTCCGGCAAGAAGCTGGAGGACAACCCCAAATCTTTGAAATCTGGAGATGCTGCCATTGTGGAGATGATCCCTGGGAAGCCAATGTGTGTGGAGAGCTTCTCCCAGTACCCACCCCTTG